The Bacteroidota bacterium region TTCGAAGGCGACTTTTTCATGTGTACATCCGCCCATTTTCCTATCTTGGCAGTAAATATCACTCAGGATGAAAATCGCGGTTATTGGAAACGGAAATGTCGGAAATGCCCTCGCCATGCGCTTTGGAAATGCCGGCCATACAGTCACCCTCGGCGTGCGGAAACCCGACGATCCCGAGATCAAAAAAATCGAAGTCTTCCCCAACATCCGCGTCGCCGACATCCGCACGGCGGCCGATCGCTCGGATGTGATCGTGGTCGCCACGCCCGCACACGTCGCCATTTCGGTTGCCGAACAACTCGGCCCGCTCACAGGCAAGGTGCTCATCGACGCCACCAATGCCGTGAGGCAACGGCCCGAACCCTATGCGACGGCCTTCGACGCCTTCAAAGCGCTCACCCAAGCCGAATGCATGAAATGCTTCAACACCACCGGCGTCGAAAACATGCAAAATCCCTTCTACAACAATGTCCCGATCGACCTCTTCATGTCTGGCAGCAGCGCCAAAGGCAAACAAGTGACCCGCGAACTCGCCCTTAGCGCCGGCTTCGGCGAATGTTACGACTTCGGCGGCGACGACAAGGTGGCCCTGCAGGAGCAATTTGCCCTTGCCTGGATCAACCTCGCGATCATGCAAGGGCATGGGCGCAACATTGCGTTTAAGTTGTTGAAGCGGTAGGGGGAGGTTTTACCAAAATTTCCACCAGGGCTTTGGTGGTGTTTGGGGAGGATCGCCAACAGGCGACAACTTTGGATTTGTCCCATCTTGCGCTGGCGCGGGTCCAAATTGCTGGAGCTTCGTTTCAAACATCAATTCATCCGCAGTGTTCAAAGGTTCATCGAAAAAACGCGCGGTCAAAGCAAAGACAAACTCCTCACCCACTTGGTCTTCGGTCATCGGCTCTTCCGGATCATAGTCGTCAGGGTAAAGTCGGCTTCCATCGGGTTGCAGGATGGACTTTGAAAGCAGCGACATTTCCTGCGACAACGGCGCCCCATGGTCAAGGAATGTCCCGTCATCTGAGCTCCCTGCGCGCGCACGGATTTTTTGGCCATCGGCGAGCAAGGCATAACCCCAAAAATTGACCGTGCTTTGCAAGACAAAAACCCCGATTTCCGTATTGGGAAAGGTCTTCATCAGGAACGCCTCCTCGGGCGAAACCTCCTCCGAGAGGCAAGCGCTTGAGAGCATCACATCACAGATGAGGAGGCAATCACCGAATTGACCAATGTACACGGCATCATCGTCAGGGTAAATTGCCCGCTCAAAGGGGGCCTCGCCAACGGGGACAAGGTCGCCGTAGCCCAAGCCCTCCAACAAAGCCACACGATCAAATTCGACGACCGGCTTCACAACGATGAAAAATGATTTCCAACCCATAGTGCAAAATCTAGATGGTTTTGAGGAGAAGCCTCCAGTGCCTCATTGCAGGTGGTGAAGATAAAGCGAATCAAGGCTTGGGCCAAACCTATCCTGCCACCCCATTGAAAAACCCAAACTTTCCCCCGAATTTGGTTCCCATGAATGCCCTCACTCCTTTCAAGCAAAACCTTCTGATCCTTGGCTTCCTCCTCGGTCTGTCGAGTTGCGCACCCAAACCCGCGATCTTCCGCGCATTTTCTGATGGAACCATGTCTTGGTGGTCCCTGAACCTGTACGCGGATAGCAGCTTTGACATGCACCTCGGCGGCGGAGACTTCGAAGGCCAATACCGGATTCTTGGCGACACGATCTTGTTGGGGTATCCTGAAGGAGCCGGATAATGGCCCTCGGCCTTTTTTTATCGACCAAGAGGGGGGGGGGGGGGGGGGGGGGGGGGGGGGGGGGGGGGGGGGGGGGGGGGGGGGGGGGGGGGGGGGGGAGGGGGGCGAGGGGGGCCCCGGGGGGGGGGGAGAAAAGGGAAAAAAGTACTTTGGGAAGGCCGGAATTTGGGGGGGTAGGGGAAGGGGGGGGGGGGGGTAATTAAAAAAAAAAAGGAAAAAGAAGCCAAAAAAGGGGGGGGGGCGGGCGCGGGAAAGGGGCGGGCGGGGGGGGGGGGGGGGGGGGGGGGTCCGGGGTCGGGGGGAAAGGGGGGGGGGGGGGGCCTGGAGGGAGGGGGCGGGGGGGGGGGGGGGGGGGGGGGGGGGGGGGGGGGGGGGGCCTCCCGCGCGGGGGGGGGGGGGGGCGGGGGGGCCGGGCGAGGGAGAGACGGGAGGGAAGGAGGGGGAAGAAGGGGGGGGGGGGGAGGGGGGCGGGGGGGGGGGGGGGGGGGGGGGGGGGGGGGGGGCCGGGCGGCGGGCCTCCCGGGGGGGGAGGGGGGGGGGGCCAGGGGCACGGGGGCAGGGGCGCGGGGGGACAGAAGGGGAGAAGAGAAAAAGGGGGGGGGTAGGGAGAAGGGGGGGGGGAGAGAGAAGAGGGGCCGGGGGGGGGGGGGAGAAGGCCCCGCCCCGCCCCGCCCCCCCAGGCCGGGCCCGGGGGGGGGGGGGGGAGGGGAGGGGGGGGGAAAGGGAGAGGAGAAAGGGGGGGCGTACGCCGGGGGGGGGGCCGTCCCCCCCAGGGCGGTTCCCGAGAGGAAGGCAATTTTGCCACGGCCACGCGAGCCAGAAGCAGAGAGCCGGAAGGAGAGGCGGAGAGCACGACGAAACCGCCCCCCGGCGGGAGGGTGTCTCCGGGGGGGCCGGGGGCGGGGGGGGTTGGCCCCGGACGCCGGGGGGGGGGGAGGGGGGGGCGCGCAGGAGGGGGGGGGGGCCGGAAGCCCAAAAAGGAAAAAAAGGAAGACCAAAAAAACCCCAAAGGGGAGCCCGGGAAGAGACCCCTTGAGCGGCCCGGGGGGGGGAAGGGCCCGGGGCCCTGGGGGGCCGGGGGGGGGGCGCGCGGGGGGGCCGCGGCGGGGGGGCGCGGCGGGGGACAAGGCCCGGCGGGCCGGGGGGGGAGGAGCGGGCCGGGGGGGGGGGGGGAGAAGAGGCGCGGCGGGGGGGCCCGGGGGGAAGGGCCCGTGGAAAGGCCAGCGGGGGGGGGGGGGGGGGCGCGGGGGGGGAGGCGGGCGGGCGGGGGCGGGGGGCGGCAACCGCCGGGGGGGGGGGGGGGGGGGCGGGGGGGGGAAGAGGGGGATGTTTGGGGCGGGGGGGGAGTGGCGCGGGGGGGGGGGGCACGCCCGGCCCCAAAGGAGGGGGCCGCGCGACCCAACCGTCCCCGCCGCCGGGGGGGAAGAGGAGGGGCCCCCGGGCGGCCCGGCCGGCGGGGGGGCGGGAGGAGTGGGGGGCGGGGCCAGAAAATAACCGGGGGGGCCCGCTTTTGTGCCCCCCCGGCCGCCGGGGGGGCGGGGGGTTTCACCCCCCGGGGAGGGGGGGGGGAAGGGGGGGGGGCTTTTTTGGTGGGGGGGCGGTGGTTTGGGTTTTTTCGTTGTCCGCCGGGCCGCGGCGCGGGGGCGCCCCGCCCCGCCCCCCGGCCCCCCCACGAGGAACACGGGAGGGCCGGGGGGGGAAAAAAAGGAGGGGGGGGGGGCGGGGGGGAAGGGGAGGAAGGGGAGGAGGCCCGCCCGGGGCCCCCCGGGGGGGCTCCGGGCGGGTCCCGGGGGGGGGGGGGGGGGCAGGGCCGGCGCGGGGGGCGAGGGGGGGGGGGCGCCGGGGGGGGGGGGGGGCGGCGCGCTTCCCCGGAAGGAGAGCGGAGCGACGGAGACGGGAAAAGGGAAAAGAGGGGGGGGGGGGAAGGGGGGGGGGGGGGGGGGGGAGGGGGAGTGCAGCGCAGAAAAAACAGAGGCGGGGCAAGCGGCGGGGAGAGGGGGGGGGGGGTAGCCCCGCCGATTCGGAGGGCCCCCGGGGGGCCGCAACCACGGGCCGACCCAGGGGGGCGGACCGAACCCGGAAGGGTTGATCCCACCTTCCCCCCCGGGGGGGGGGGGGGGGGGGGGCGGGGGGGGGGGGGGGGGGCGGCCCGGGCGGGGGCGGGCGCCGGCGGCGACCGCGGCGAAAGGGCCGGCCCCCCCCAACACCCAGCACCAAGGAGCGGCCGGCGGGGGGGGGGGGGCGGGGGGGGGGGGGGGGGGGGGGGGGGCGGCAAGGAGCGGGGGGGGGCGGGGGGGCGGGCCCAAAACCGCGGCCCCCCCCGGGCGCGGCCCGAGGGGAGCGAAGCGGGCAGGCGGCACGGAAGGCGGCCCGCCGCCGGGGCCCGGGCGGGAGAAGGGGGGGGGGGGAGGGCGGGGGGAGGAGGGGGGGGGGGGGGGGAAAAAAGGGGGGGGAGAAGGGCGGGGGGGAAGAGGGGAAGGAACCCGGGGAAGGGCGCCGGAAAGAGGGGCGAAGGAGAACGGCTTCCTCCCCACGGGGCAACAGGGGGGGGCACAACTCCCCGCATTTTCCCTAAATTCGCCCAACAAGGTCGCGAATAAAAATGCCCCTCCGCCACTTCCATCCCGCCACGCGCCAATGGTTCGAAGCCGCATTCGAATCCCCGACCGACATCCAACTCGGCGCATGGCCGGCCATTCAAGCGCATGAGCATACCCTCATCGCCGCGCCCACGGGCTCGGGCAAGACCTTGGCAGCCTTCCTCTCCGCCATCGACGAACTCGTCCAACTCAGCCTTGAAGGCCGGCTCGAAGACCGCACCTACGTGGTCTATGTCTCGCCGCTCAAGGCGCTGAGCAATGACATTCACCGGAATCTGCACCGCCCGCTCGACGGCATCGACCAGGTGCTCCAAGCCTCCGGCTTGGCGCGGCACGGGATTCGGGCAAGGGTGCGGACCGGGGACACGACTGCGAATGAGCGCGCGTCCATGACCCGCACCGCGCCGCATATCCTCGTCACCACGCCCGAAAGCCTGTACCTCCTGCTCACAAGCACCGGCGGACGCAAGATGCTCTCCGGCACCCGCACCCTGATCGTGGACGAAATCCATGCCATGGTCGGCAGCAAACGCGGTTCGCATTTTGCCATCAGCGTCGAGCGCCTCCGCAATCTCGTCGGTCGGCCCATCCAACGCATCGGCCTCTCCGCCACACAAAAACCCATCGACTTGGTCGCCCGATTCCTCGTCGGCAATGCGGAGGTGACCCCCGATGGCCAACCCCTCTGCCGCATCATCGACACCGGCCACCGCCGCCACCTCGATCTGGGCATCGAGATTCCGCCGTCGCCCCTCAGCGCGGTCTTGGCCAATGACCAATGGGAGGAAATTTACAATATCCTCGAGCAGCGCATCCTGGAGCATGCCACGACGCTGATCTTCGTGAATACGCGCCGCCTCGCCGAGCGCCTTTCCCACCATCTCAAGGAACGGCTCGGCAAACAGGCCATCAGCGCGCACCATGGGAGCCTGAGCAAGGAGCAGCGGCACGATGCCGAACAACGCCTGAAAAACGGGCAGCTTCGCGCACTCGTGGCCACGGCGAGCATGGAGCTGGGCATCGACGTCGGGGAAATTGACTTGGTCTGTCAAATTGCTTCGCCCAAGACCATTTCGGCATTTTTGCAGCGCGTCGGGCGTTCGGGACACTTTGTCGGCGGCACGCCCAAGGGCCGGCTGTTTCCCCTTACGCGCGACGACTTGGTGGAATGCACCGCGATTTTGGATGCCGTGCGCCGCGGCGAACTCGACCGCATCATCATGCCGGAGCAACCGCTCGATGTCTTGTCGCAGCAGATCGTGGCCGAGGTCGCCAATCAGGAATATTCGGAGGATGCACTTTTTGCCCTGATGCGCCGCCCGTATCCGTTTCGCAACTTGACCCGCGAAACGTTTGACGAACTCATCGCGATGCTCTCGGAGGGATTCACCCTGCGCAATGGCCGTAGCGCGGCTTACCTGCACCGCGACGCTGTGAATGGGATTCTCCGAGCTCGGAAAGGGGCACAACTCGCGGCCCTCACAAACGGCGGCGCGATCCCCGACAATTTCAATTACGACGTGATCCTGCAACCGAGCGGCACCTTCATCGGCACGGTCGAGGAGGATTTTGCCATCGAAAGCATGGCCGGCGACGTCTTCCAACTCGGGAATGGATTCTGGAAAATCGAGAAGCTGGAGACGGGGAAATTGCTGGTGCAGGATGCCCACGGACAGACGCCGTCGATCCCGTTCTGGTTTGGCGAGGCGCCCGGGCGCAGCGACGAACTTTCGTTGGCGGTTTCGCGGTTGCGGGAAGAAGTCGCCTTTCGGATTCGGGAGGAGCTGATTTTTCCGGGGACGAATGCGGAGGAAAACGTCGCCGAATGGGGCGCGGAGGCCATGGCCTTCTTGCAGGAGACCTTGGGTTTGCAGACTTCGGCGGCGATGCAGATACTATTATATGTGGCCGCAGCGAAGATGGCTTTGGGAACATTGCCCGGGCCGAAGACCATCGTGATGGAGCGGTTCTTTGACGAGGCGGGCGACATGCATTTGGTGATCCATTCTCCATTTGGGAGCCGCGTGAACAAAGGCTGGGGACTGGCGCTGCGAAAACGGTTTTGCCGGAATTTCAACTTCGAATTGCAAGCTGCGGCGACCGAGGATGCGATCATCCTTTCGTTGGGGGCCACGCATAGTTTTGTGCTCGACGAGGTTTTCCATTATCTGCAGGCGGATTCGGTACGCGACATCCTGGTGCAAGCCCTGCTCGATGCGCCGATGTTTGGCGTCCGGTGGCGGTGGAATGCAACCCGCGCCTTGGCGATCCAGCGGCGAAGGGCAAGCGGTCGGGTCGCGCCGCATTTGCAAAGGATGGCTTCGGAGGATTTGATTTCGCTGGTATTTCCCGACCAACTCGCCTGCCTGGAAAACATTGTGGGCGAACGCGAAGTGCCCGACCATCCGTTGGTGCGGCAGACGATCGAGGATTGCCTGACCGAGGCCATGGACATTGTGCATCTCGAGGAAATCATCGGGCAGATCAACCGCGGCGAATTCAAACTCGTGGCCCTCGACTTGCGGGAGGCCTCGCCCTTGGCGCAGGAGATCATCAATGCGCGGCCTTATGCTTTTCTCGATCCCGCAGGCCTGGAAGACCGCCGCACCCACGCGATCAAAAACCGCCG contains the following coding sequences:
- a CDS encoding NAD(P)-binding domain-containing protein, translating into MKIAVIGNGNVGNALAMRFGNAGHTVTLGVRKPDDPEIKKIEVFPNIRVADIRTAADRSDVIVVATPAHVAISVAEQLGPLTGKVLIDATNAVRQRPEPYATAFDAFKALTQAECMKCFNTTGVENMQNPFYNNVPIDLFMSGSSAKGKQVTRELALSAGFGECYDFGGDDKVALQEQFALAWINLAIMQGHGRNIAFKLLKR
- a CDS encoding DEAD/DEAH box helicase, with the translated sequence MPLRHFHPATRQWFEAAFESPTDIQLGAWPAIQAHEHTLIAAPTGSGKTLAAFLSAIDELVQLSLEGRLEDRTYVVYVSPLKALSNDIHRNLHRPLDGIDQVLQASGLARHGIRARVRTGDTTANERASMTRTAPHILVTTPESLYLLLTSTGGRKMLSGTRTLIVDEIHAMVGSKRGSHFAISVERLRNLVGRPIQRIGLSATQKPIDLVARFLVGNAEVTPDGQPLCRIIDTGHRRHLDLGIEIPPSPLSAVLANDQWEEIYNILEQRILEHATTLIFVNTRRLAERLSHHLKERLGKQAISAHHGSLSKEQRHDAEQRLKNGQLRALVATASMELGIDVGEIDLVCQIASPKTISAFLQRVGRSGHFVGGTPKGRLFPLTRDDLVECTAILDAVRRGELDRIIMPEQPLDVLSQQIVAEVANQEYSEDALFALMRRPYPFRNLTRETFDELIAMLSEGFTLRNGRSAAYLHRDAVNGILRARKGAQLAALTNGGAIPDNFNYDVILQPSGTFIGTVEEDFAIESMAGDVFQLGNGFWKIEKLETGKLLVQDAHGQTPSIPFWFGEAPGRSDELSLAVSRLREEVAFRIREELIFPGTNAEENVAEWGAEAMAFLQETLGLQTSAAMQILLYVAAAKMALGTLPGPKTIVMERFFDEAGDMHLVIHSPFGSRVNKGWGLALRKRFCRNFNFELQAAATEDAIILSLGATHSFVLDEVFHYLQADSVRDILVQALLDAPMFGVRWRWNATRALAIQRRRASGRVAPHLQRMASEDLISLVFPDQLACLENIVGEREVPDHPLVRQTIEDCLTEAMDIVHLEEIIGQINRGEFKLVALDLREASPLAQEIINARPYAFLDPAGLEDRRTHAIKNRRWMDPAEAAELGKLDPLAIEQVRLEAWPTVRSVDELHEALMLLGFLTEEEGQLGDGESGWEGYFETLTNLRRAARLLRGKDKPVLWVAAERLPEFEALFGELQLEPKIVFPERLIRKEYEDTVARKEILRGRMEALGPVTCATLGESLGISANEAEYAMMALEAEGFVFRGRYSGVEDEEWCERRLLARIHRYTVKTLRAEIQPVSAQTYMRFLIDWQKVGPEHDLQGPESLLEVVSQMEGYEAPAVAWEGEILPLRMRHYDPLWLDMLCMSGRLTWGRLRPSNADGLAKSGPIRSSPITLLSRERFSTWRKAAGQPESPAILSHRASEVVAYLQKHGASFFHDLQRALNLLPSYLEMALGELVTAGMVSSDSFTGLRALLLPADQRAKSEKQGLVFGMEQAGRWTLRASSESQFSDPIAIGFAEFPESGLVVNSKGGRPMGPDISDENSLTDEEREAIAMTLLRRYGVVFRRLAEREANMPHWREMVRVFRRLEARGLIRGGRFVDGMWGEQYALPEALGLLRKFRLKPLDGQLVSISAADPLNLLGVFSLGHRLSAISGNRVLYRDGEPIAILEGKDVRFIVDVPQVERWELQKVLVQRMIPPKVRGYV